In one Elephas maximus indicus isolate mEleMax1 chromosome 9, mEleMax1 primary haplotype, whole genome shotgun sequence genomic region, the following are encoded:
- the LOC126082396 gene encoding interferon omega-2-like has translation MSKNAIDEVLKSFLSQKKRRPTDFCLDDRKEFRFPQEMVDGSELQKAQAISVLHKMPQQIFDLFRTNVSFAAWNTTCLHQLLSGLLKQQTDLETCFMQAMEEEKSVLPVEGPEVAVKRYFQGICLYLKEKE, from the exons ATGTCCAAAAATGCCATTGATGAAG tactgaaatcattcCTGAGCCAAAAGAAGAGACGCCCCACTGACTTCTGCCTGGATGACAGAAAGGAGTTCAGGTTCCCCCAGGAGATGGTGGATGGCAGCGAGCTCCAGAAGGCCCAGGCCATCTCTGTCCTCCACAAGATGCCCCAGCAGATCTTCGACCTCTTCCGTACAAATGTCTCCTTTGCTGCTTGGAACACTACCTGCCTGCACCAGCTCCTCAGTGGACTCCTTAAACAGCAGAcagacctggagacctgcttcatgCAGGCAATGGAAGAGGAAAAATCTGTCCTGCCCGTTGAGGGCCCTGAAGTGGCTGTGAAGAGGTACTTCCAGGGAATCTGTCTCTATCTGAAAGAGAAGGAATAG
- the LOC126083235 gene encoding interferon omega-2-like — MALLLSLLTALVVFGCGPAPSLGCDLPQNHTLASGKTVDLLSRMQRLPTFFCVNDRKDFRFPQEMVDGSQLQKAQAIAFLNEMLQQIFELFHTKDSFAAWNTTRLHQLLNGIPKQQEDLETCFMQAMEEEKSVLPIEAPEAAVKEYFEGIRSYLKEKEYSDCAWEVVRVEIRRSFSSSTTLQERLRRKDGDMSSS; from the coding sequence ATGGCCCTCCTGCTCTCTTTActgacagccctggtggtgttcGGCTGTGGCCCTGCTCCATCTCTGGGCTGCGATCTGCCTCAAAACCACACCCTGGCTAGTGGGAAGACCGTTGACCTTCTGAGCCGAATGCAGAGACTCCCCACTTTCTTCTGTGTGAATGACAGAAAGGACTTCAGGTTCCCCCAGGAGATGGTGGATGGCAGCCAGCTCCAGAAGGCCCAGGCCATCGCTTTCCTCAACGAAATGCTCCAGCAGATCTTTGAACTCTTCCATACAAAGGACTCCTTTGCTGCTTGGAACACTACCCGCCTGCACCAGCTCCTCAATGGGATCCCTAAACAGCAGgaagacctggagacctgcttcatgCAGGCAATGGAAGAGGAAAAATCTGTCCTTCCCATTGAGGCCCCTGAAGCGGCTGTGAAGGAGTACTTTGAGGGAATCCGTTCCTATCTGAAAGAGAAGGAATACAGTGACTGTGCCTGGGAAGTTGTCAGAGTGGAAATCAGGAGATCCTTCTCTTCTTCGACAACCTTGCAAGAAAGGttaagaagaaaggatggtgacaTGAGTTCATCTTGA